The Anaerolineales bacterium region TGGCTCGGCGCGTGTGGAGGAATTTATCGAGGGGAGGGAGATGTCTTGTCTTGTGGTCGAAAATGCGGACGACCCTGAATCCCCGTTTACTTATTCGCCAGTGGAAGTATTATTCCCCGAAGGCGAGACGTTTTTGCATGAAGCCGCCAAATGGTATGACTGGGGCGTCCATGTCGTGCGTTTGGAAGACGACTCTCTCGCTGCTCGAATTCAAGGCATCACGCGTCAATTCTTCCTTGCCATGCAGGGGAACGGTTACGCGCGCATTGATTTTCGAGCGCGACCGAACGGCGAGATCGTGATTCTCGAAATTAACCCCAATTGCGGAATCTTGTATTACGGACCCAATGACCGCAGTCATGCCGATCTTCCGATCTCGTGGGATTCAGGCGGGCATGATCTGTTTTTGGAGAGGATTTTCCGTGTTGCGATTAAAAGACGGGCAATGAGGGCGCGTAATCCGTCATTGCGAGCCCGATAGGGCGAAGCAATCTCCTCGTATTCAGGGGATTGCTTCCCCCGCGAGGCGGGGTCGCAATGACATTAACTTTTAAGTGATTCCAAAAATTCCAACACCACTTTTGCGTCATCGCCGCCTGCTTTGGCGTGAGTTATCAATGGAATGCCATGTGGACCTGGCGTGTTGATCGCGTTCGGGTAGGCTGTCAGCGCGGCTTTGACTACTTCGAACTTACCAAGCATTGCCGCGGCAAAAATGTCGAGACGCGCGCCGTGATCCAGTAAAAACTCAGCGATGTCGCGTCGTCCCATGTGAGACGCGGCGCCGAGGGCGGTTTCAAAGTCGCCGCCGCCCCAATCCCACGTCGCGTTGACGAGGGCTGGCTCCTGTGCGAGCAATTCCTTCACGCGGTTCAGGTCGCCGTGCGCGTTGCCGACGAATTCTTGAACATGAGACGCGGCTAGGGCGGGTTTTGCATCCATGGTTTTCTCCTACTTGATTCGCTTCACTTCGGCGTATTTATGATTTTGCGCGTCGAATAGATCGCTTGCGTTCCCATTGAGGGTAAGTTCGAAGAACGATAGCAGATAATCGTTGATGATTGTCGTCACCGTTTTCCCATTGAGTGGACCCTTTAATCCCAATTGAGGAGCAAGAGGCGAAAGCAGGGGCATGTCGGTGAAGTCGTAGTGAGCCGTGCCGTCTATTGAAATGACTCCAGAAGAGTTTTCTACATTTGGGTAAAAACGGTTGAACAATTCGTTGTTACGGCTGTCTGTATCGTCTGCCCATGCTTGGCTGAACATGAAGAAGGATGGTTGGCTCACTCCGCGATCGATCACTTCGTATGAAACAGGTCGCATGAACGGATCCATGCCGAGGAGGGCGATGCAACGCGGATCGGTTCCGCAGAATTGGATTGCCGCGCCGCCGCCTGTGGAATGTCCGTATACGCCGACGCGGCTCAGGTCAAGCGCCTCGAAGAACAGACTTGCCGCGTCTCCATTTTGTAATTTCAAGAAGTCGAGAGTGAAGCCTAGGTCGCCAGCCCATTGGTTCGCAAGTTTTTGCGCGGCGGCTTCGTATTCGTCGTCAGGCGCACCGTCGGGCAAAGCGGTTGGATTGTTCAACGCTACGTCGCCATTCGGGAGAACGGTGACGACCGCGCCGTAGGTGTGTTGCACCCCGACCACAACGAATCCGTGGCTTGCGAGTTCAAGCGCTTGCTGAGTGTTTTGCGCGTTGAACCCTTGCCAGCCGTGTGAAAATAAAATCACTGGAAATGGCGTATCCGCTTCGGCGACTTTCGTGTCTTTGGAGGCGGGGACTTTTACCAACGCAAGATGATCGAGAAAGAACGACGGCAAATGAATATGATCGGCGATGGCGGGCGCGTAAATTTTTGCGTCTGCCATCCACGGCGCGCGCTGGGCGGACGAAACAATCTTAGACGGATACCAAATTTGAATCATGAACCGACGCGCTTCGTCTTTGTTTGAATAGATTTCACGGCGCGAGTCATCAACCAGTTCGTAGATTCGTGTGCCGACGTCGTAAGGTCCGCTGGGGTCGGCGATGCGGGGAACAGGCAGAAGGATGGGAAGCGCCGAGGAAAGCGCGAGCAGGACGAAGGTCAGGATGGAAGCGATTGGCTTTACGTCAACATTGAAGAGGGCGAGTCCGCTCAAAATCACGGTCAGCGCGTACAGTGGAATCATCTGCCAGCGATAGCCCTCGGTTGCGAAATGAATCAAAATAAGCGCGAGCGCCGCGACGGGCAGGAATCGAATCGGCATTGGGCGCGGCGCGCGCCATAACAAATGAACTGCGAGCAGGATCGGTGTGAGAATTTCAAGTGTACGCATTTCGTAATTGTACATGAAACTCATCTGTGTTGTACAATGTGGCGCAAGAAAATTTGTTGGCTACAAAACCATGCCTCTTTTCGGCGTTAGCATTTTCCTCTCGGCATTTCTTCTTTTTCAAATCCAACCGTTGATTGGTAAATTCATCTTGCCGTGGTTTGGCGGCGCGCCCGCGGTGTGGTCAACGGCGATGTTGTTCTTTCAAGTTTTGCTCACTGGCGGATACGCCTACGCCTATTGGCTCATCCGCCGCGTGAATTCAAATCGCCAGACTCAAATTCACACTGTGTTGATTCTTCTTTCTATCGCGGCGCTCGTTGTGTTTTCGTTCGCGTGGACTTCGCCCATCACGCCCGATTCAACTTGGAAACCAAACGACGTTTCATTTCCCGTCCTCGACATTTTCAAATTACTTCTCGCCTCTGTCGGCTTGCCGTATTTCATCCTCGCCGCGAACGGTCCGCTCATGCAAGCATGGTTCAGCCGCGCGTTCCCGCATCGCTCGTATGCGCGCCTCTATTCGCTTTCGAATCTTGGGTCACTGCTCGGCTTGCTTGCCTACCCCGTGTTGATCGAGCCGTGGTTGTCGCTTCGTTTGCAAGGATGGCTGTGGGCAATCGGATTTTCGCTTTTTGGACTCTTCGCTATCTCGATTGCGATTCGAACTGGACGCGCTGCGCTTCTCTCTCCGGTGAAAGCTGATTCGCCCGCCTCAAACGGACGCCCATCCCCAGCCTTGTTCGCGCTGTGGATCGCGCTAAGCGCGACCGCGTCATTGTTTTTGCTTTCGGTCACCAATCAAATTTCACAAGAGGTGGCAGTCATTCCGTTTTTGTGGATTCTGCCATTGACCATTTACCTGCTCTCGTTCATCCTCACCTTCTCGGGCGAGCGCGGCTATCATCGAAAATTCTATGCGTCGCTGTTCGCTATCTCCGTCGCGTTGACGTTGTTCGTCATGCTCAACGTCACGGCTTTGCATGTGTATTGGCAGATCCTTGCCTATTGCCTATTGTTGTCCGCCGCTTGCATGGTATGTCACGGCGAGTTATATCTGCTCCGCCCCGACGCCGATTATCTGACAACGTTTTACCTGATGGTCTCCCTCGGCGGCGCGTTCGGCGGACTGTTCGTCAGCCTGATCGCCCCTTTGATTTTCAACGGCTACTGGGAATTCTTCGTCGGTCTGGCGATGACGGTTGCCATTGTGTTGACGATCATTCGCGGTAATGAGCAGATCGTCGCCCGCGCTAGGTTTGTGTTCACTGTATTCACGCTGGTCACGGTGATGCTATCGCTTTTGAGCAATTTCTATTCAGGCGCGTTATTTTCCAAGCGGAATTTTTATGGCGTGATCCGCGTACGTGAGACGCTTGTTGAGGGTTCGGGCGAGTCCGCGCTTGTCATGTCGCATGGCGTCACAACGCACGGATTGCAGTTCAACGCCGCCGCATTGCGCGACGTGCCGACAACGTATTACGTCCGTAACAGTGGGGTGGGGCTAGCGATTCTGAATCATCCGAAATACGGGAAAGGGATGCGGGTTGGCATGTTGGGCGTGGGCATTGGAACTCTCGCCGCGTACGGTCAGCCTGGCGATGTTTACCGCCTGTACGAAATCAATCCCGTCGTCATCCAATTGGCGGAGGGGCAGGGCGGATATTTCTCTTTCGTCCGCGATAGCGCGGCGGACGTGACCATGGTCCCTGGCGACGCGCGCATTTCGCTTGAACGGGAACTCGCGGAGGGAAATCCGCAAAAATTTGACGTGCTCGCGCTGGACACGTTCAGCAGCGATTCAATCCCTGTGCATCTGGTGACGAAAGAAGCGATGGAGTTGTATCTTGCCCATCTTGCTCCCGACGGTATCATCGCCGCGCATATCACGAATTTACATTTGGATCTGCAACCCGTATTCTGGCGGCTGGCGCAGGAATTCGGTTTGAGCATCGTGCGCGTCAACTATCTCGGCGACTCGAACGGCGGCTATGAATCGCATTGGATATTGCTTGCCCGCGACCCCGCCTTGCTGAATTTCCCCGCCTCGCAAGCGCACGTCATTGACCTGAGCAGTTATTCGACTGACATTCGATTGTGGACTGACGATTACAGTAATTTGTTTCAGATTTTGAAGTGAAGTATCCTACACCGCCACACCCATCACGGCAACATAGTGCGCCGCAGCGGCGAGCAATACGAAAATGTGCCACATCTCGTGGAAGCCGAATACGCCTGGTTTGAAATTGAAAATTTTGGTGATGTACACGACTGCGCCGAGCGTGTAAATCACGCCGCCTGCGATGAGCCACCCAACGACCCAGCTTGGCAACGCGTCGAACATTTGCCCAGCCGCGGCGAGTGACAGCCAGCCCATGACGAGATAAATGCCCGCGTTCAGCCAACGCGGCGCGCGGATGTAAAACACTTTCACGAGGATGCCAATCGCCGCCAGCGACCAGATGACGGTCAACATGCCCCACTTCCAAAAACCTTCGAAGGCGTTGACGCAAAACGGAGTGTACGTCCCCGCGATGAGCAGGTAAATGGCAGCGTGATCCACTTTGCGAAAAATTTCCAGGGCGCGCTCCTTCACTTGCACCATGTGGTACGTGGCGCTCGCCGAAAACATAGCGATGAGACTCACGCCATAGATCGCCAGCGAAGCGATCTTCGCGGGCGTGTCCCAGCCGACGATTAACAGCGCGATCAGCCCCGCCAGCGCGAGCGCCGCGCCTCCCCAATGCGTGAGGCTGTTTACGGGTTCACGAAAATATTTACTCATCGGTTATTTCCTTTTGCTAAAGTCTAACACAAGCGGTTTACTTCTGTTCAATGCCATGCCGATCAGCGAAACGAATCCGCCCCAGAGAAACCAGACCAGCAGGTTTACATATTCCAAATGATAGTTCAGGCTCACCTTTGCCAAACGCGGGATACTGGCAAGATAATGGACATCCACAGCGTTTCCGCTTTTGCCCGAATTGTTGTTCAAGTTGGCGATGCGGTGCATCTCGTAGATGAACATGTTTTGAAGCGCGGGCTTATATGAAACTGTCTTGCCATCGTTCGTCGTAAAACTAATCTCGGCAGTGAAGCATGTTTTACTCCCACTGCATTTTGCGACATTCTCCAATGTGCCGGAAGTTTTCTCGCCCGCGACATCGAGATACAGGCTTCCCAACGTCGCGATGCAGGCAACCAGCAAGAGCGCCGCGCCGAGTATCGAAATGATGATCGTCCAGCGAACGGATCGTTTTGAAGCAGTTTGGTCCGCCATTTATTTTGTTTCCTTTTCTGCGATCAAGATGATCAACCGACTCGACTTCAATTCGACAACGTTGATCGTGGTGTGAAAGCCCGCATCGTCAAACGGCTTTCTGATTTTCTCTTGGAAGATTTCCACTGATTCGGCTGGACTCTCGCCTGTGACCTTGTACAACCATTCAAGGATTCGACTCTTCGGCATCGCTACAGGCAGGACGATCAGCCTGCCTCTAACCCTGAGGCATCTGCGCGCCTCCGCCAGCGTGCGCGGGTCGAAGATGTATTCCGAAGGGAATGTCGAGACGATGGAGTCGAACGCTTCATTCGGGAAGGGGAGTTGTTGCGCCAGCCCACGCGTGAGACGCGCGGCGCCGTTCGTGTTTCGCCGCGCGAGGCGTCCCATCTGAGGCGACTCGTCGATTCCTAGGGCGGACCAGCCGTCCCTGCGAAAGAAGCGTTGCAGGTGTCCAGGTCCGTGACCGAGTTCGAGAATCCGAGTCCCGTGAATGAGCGGAAGAATCTCCTGAATCCACTCCTTCCAATGATTGAACGAAACTGTCGCGGCGACGAGGTCGTAGGTGAAAGCAAACTGATGATAGAGAAGTTTGAAAAAAAGAGTCAGAAATGCTTTCATAAAAAAACAAGGGTCTGGCATGAGCCAAACCCTTGCCTTGTGAAGCTTTGCTTTAGGCGGCTGCTTCTTCTTCCGATTTCTTTCCTTTGCGAAGCGATTCCACAGCGCTCTTGCCGCGCTCACGGGCATCGTCGTACATCGCTTTGCCGCGTTCTTTGGCGGTGTTGTACATTTCTCCGCCGCGTTCACGAACTTGGCGGGCAAGCTCGTCGGCGCGGGCGCGGGCTTCGGCGGCAGTGGCTTCGGCGCGGGCTAAAGCCTCTTCAGCGGTGGTTTGCGCACGGTCGCGCAGTTCAATGGACTTATCCTTGATCAGCGCGCGGGTCTCTTCGCCAGATTGCGGCGCGAAGAGCAGGGCAACGACTGCGCCGGTGAGCCCACCGACGATGAAGCCTACGAGAAAGGCTCCGAATTCATCACGATCAGACATGGTAACCTCCTTGGGGTTAGCTTGGTTATAAAATTTATCCGCAGATTTCTCAGATTGCGCCGATTTTTTAAATCTGTGAAATCAGCGTAATCTGCGGATTATTCACTTTTTCTTGAGTCCCATCAATTCTAACATACGGTACAAGCCTGCCAAATAGCCGTTCAGTTGGACGACTGGCTCGACGACATTCTCGCCGAGGAACTCCGCCGTGCCGCGCAGGTTGTTGACCGTGTCGCTGGTGGCTTTGAGGATGGGACGCACCTCGTTTTGCAGCAGGTTGATCAGGCTGGCGAGTTGCACGATCAACACGATCAACGCCACACCGATGACCAACGACTCGAGCGCGACGACTATGATGAACACATCGCGGATTCTGTCGGTGGGCGTGGCAGGCTGAAGCAGGAAAAAGATCGCCACGCCGAGCAGAATCAGCAAGGTGACCGCGCCGACGATGACCCAGATCATCAGGCGCTTCATCTGCTTTTCCTGTTCGATCTGTTCAGGCGTGAGCGGCGCGGGTTCGAGAGATGTTGGCGTTGTCATAATCAGATTATAGCATTATTGTTTGCGGACATTTGTCACTACATCCCGAGGAGCTTCATCTCGTGGCGGACAGTTTCCGTCCAGCCCTCGCGGATGGGGCGAGGGGCGAAACCAAGTTCGCGACGGGCTTTGCCGTCGTCCGAGAGGTAGGATAGACCTGCTATGGACACCAATCCCTCCGATGTGAATGTGTCCGGGAGCCATCGGTCAAAAGGACGTGACAATTTCGACATAAATAATAGTAGCTCATCAGGAAGGATCATTGGCATCTTGGCGCCGGAGATTTCCGCAGCCATACGATACAGTTCAACGACAGTACTTTTTTCACCAGAAATGATGTAGGCTTCGCCCACCCGTCCCTTTTCCGTCATGACGATGTGCGCTTGAGCGCAATCTTCGACGCGAGTCCACTGCATCACTGATTTTGCGGGAATCGCTGGAAGTTTCCCTTTGAGAAAATCGATCAGGCTTGAGCGGACAGCGCTGGTGTCGTTCGGACCGTAAATCATTCCCGGCATGGCGATGACCAACGGCAGTCCATCTTGGATAAATTTTTCAGCGATTCGATGGGCTTCGCCCTTTGTTCTTTCGTAGGTTGTGCGGTATGCGCCTGAAAAGCGATACGTTTCGTCAACAGTCTTGCCTTGCGTGTTGGAATTGACCGCGCAGGTGCTTGTATAAACTCCCTTGGGAATTTTCAATTCCTGCATTAACTCAAGAACATTGGTTGTGCCTTTCACATTGACCGCGTATGCTTCGCCTTTGGTCCGCTCGACGAGTTTGTACCAGCCTGCCACGTGGAAGACGCCGTCCACGCCCGTCATTCCCTCGCGCATGGATTCCTTCTCGGTCACATCGCCTTTGTACAGTTTGACGCGGAGTTCCTCCATCCACTTCGCCTTTTGCGGGTCGCGCACAACGGCGCGTACTTCATGTCCTGCCTTGACGAGTTGCCGAACGATCTCGCCGCCGACGAATCCCGTCGCGCCTGTGATGAAATATTTCATGTGACAGTGTCCTCGTTGCAGAATTGTAACCTGCGTCTAATGCCGCCGACCTTGACAACGATGGCGGCGTCCGCTATTATAGCACAAACCGACCGTTCGGTAGGGAACTGATATGACGAGAGACGAACTCATCGAAACCGCCGCACAGGTCTTTCGACAGAAAGGCTATCACGGCGCGTCCATGGAAGATGTGGCAGTCGCCGTGAATTTACGCAAGGCGACGCTGTATCATCATTTCTCGTCCAAGCAGGAAATTCTGCTCGAAATTCTCGACCGTGCCCTGCAATTGCTCCTCGAAAAAATTTCAGCGATAACCGAACAGGAAATTTCCGCCGACAAGAAACTGCGGTTGATGATCCGCCAATATCTGCAAATCCTTGCAGAGAACGTGGACCTCGCCGCAGTTTTGCTTTTTGAACACCGCGCCCTCGAACGCAGGCAACATGCCCGTCACATCCCCAACCGTGACAAATTCGAATCGCTGTGGAAAGAAGCCATCGCCGAAGGCGTGCGGAAAAAAGTTTTCAAATGCGACGACCCTTCCATGGCGGTTCGCGCGTTGCTTGGGCAAATGAATTGGACGATCACGTGGTATTCGCCCGACGGCGAAAAATCCATCGAAGAGATCGCCGACGATTACTCCAATTTACTGCTGAACGGGTTGCTCAAATGAAAGCGACATACGCCTTGTTTGAGTCCACAAGCGGAGCGCAGGTCCATCGCCTGCCTCTGCAAGCATTTCCAAACTTTTGGGCGTATGCGTATCTTGTCGCGGCAAACGATAAACTGATTTTGATCGACACTGGATCGGGAACCGATTCGTCGCACGAAGATTTGCTCAACGGATTGCAACAGGCGGGATACCAGCCTTCCGACTTAACTCACATCCTCCTCACGCACGCTCACATCGATCATTTCGGCGGACTGACCCAACTCAAGCCTCTCACCTCCGTAAATATTGGATGTCACGAACTGGACGCGCCAACCGTGTCGGATCACGACGCGCGGCTAGCCTTCATCTCTCACCGTCTCGCTTCTTTCCTGACTGATAGCGGACTCGCCAGCGACGAAGCTGATTCACTCCTCAACATTTACCGCTTCACGAAGGCGCTGTACCGATCCGTCCCTGTTGATTTCACGTACAACGAAATCGGCGCGCATCTTCCCAACTTGGATGTAATTCATCTCCCTGGACATTGCCCTGGTCACGTGGCAATTCGCCTGGACGATATCATCTTCTGCGGGGATATGGTCGTGACAGGCGCCACTCCGCACCTCGCACCCGAATCCATCGCTCCCTTCAGCGGACTCGACCATTACCTCGAATCGCTCGAGAAGTTCCACGCGTGGGCGAAAGATGCTCGCTTAATTCTCAATGGTCACGATGATGTGATCACCGACTTGTCAGCGCAAATCGAAGCGACACACAAGAACATCCTTCGCCGCATGAGTAAGGCAGTTGAATCGCTCAATCAGCCGCGCACGATTGCCGAGGTGTGCAACTACGTGTACGAAAACCCCGCAGGCTATACCCAACTCCTTGCGATTGAAAAAACTGGCGCATATCTTGAATATTTGTACGAACGCGGGATGATCGAAATCGTCAATCACAATGATGTGGAGCAGGGGATGCCTGCGAGGTATCACTGTTTGAGAGATGATGCGGTGATGCGATTGGAGATGGATTTACAAGTAGATACGGAAACACGTAGACATGTACACATGGAGACAAGAACACACGTAAACATGTAAGCAAGATTTACTTGTCTACCTGTTTACTTGTTTCCCTGTCTACCATCAAGGAGAAACCATGTACTCATTCGACCCGACTGAAGAACAGCAAATGCTCATCGACGCGGTGAAGAAATACGCGGACAACGATCTGCGTCCCGCCGCGCATGAAGCCGAAGAGGCAAAGGAACTTCCCAAGAAACTCGTCAGCAAAGGCTGGGAACTTGGATTGCTTCAAGCGTCCATTCCCGAAGCGTATGGCGGATTCGGTGAGCGGAGCGCGGTGACAGGCGCGCTTGCGATTGAAGAGATGGCGTTTGGCGATCTAGCGGGAACGTTGGCTGTGATGACTCCGAGTCTGTTTGCCACTCCGATCTTGCTGGCGGGGAGCGATGAGCAGAAGAAGGAATATCTGCCGAAGATCGTTGGTGGCGATTGGAGTCCCTACACTGCCGCGCTGATCGAATACGCGCTTGATTTCGATCCAAACGATTTGAAAACCACTGCAACGCGCAAAGGCGATGAATACATCCTCAACGGCGAGAAGGCATTCGTCCCGTTTGCGAAGGGGGCGGAGTCGCTTCTGGTGTACGCGAAGCTCGACGGGCAGAGTCAAGCTTTCATCGTCGGGAAAGAAGCGGCGGGGTTGTCCATCGGCGAGGAGCGCGAAAAATTGATGAGTCTCAATGCGCTGCCGATGTATCGAGTCAAGTTGGAGAACGTCAAAGTCCCCGTTGCGAATCGACTCGGCGGCGAAGCGGGTCATGATTTTGATGTCCTGCTTGCTTCGATGCGAATCGCAAATGCCGCGACTGCCGTCGGCGTGGCGAATGCGGCGTTTGAATATTCGATGAAGTATGCCAAGGAGCGTGAGGTGTTTGGCGTGAAGGTTGCGCAGAAGCAAGCCATTGCGTTCATGCTCGCCGAAATGCGGACCGAGATCGAAGCCATGCGGTTGCTGACGTGGGAAGCCGCGTGGAAGTTGGATCAGGGACGCGAGGACGCGGTCAACGAAGCGTATCTCGCATCCACGGGCGCGGCGGATATGGCGATGATGGTCACCGACCGCGCCGTGCAAATTTTGGGCGGGCACGGTTATATCCGCGAGCATCCTGTTGAGATGTGGATGAGGAATGGACG contains the following coding sequences:
- a CDS encoding NAD-dependent epimerase/dehydratase family protein: MKYFITGATGFVGGEIVRQLVKAGHEVRAVVRDPQKAKWMEELRVKLYKGDVTEKESMREGMTGVDGVFHVAGWYKLVERTKGEAYAVNVKGTTNVLELMQELKIPKGVYTSTCAVNSNTQGKTVDETYRFSGAYRTTYERTKGEAHRIAEKFIQDGLPLVIAMPGMIYGPNDTSAVRSSLIDFLKGKLPAIPAKSVMQWTRVEDCAQAHIVMTEKGRVGEAYIISGEKSTVVELYRMAAEISGAKMPMILPDELLLFMSKLSRPFDRWLPDTFTSEGLVSIAGLSYLSDDGKARRELGFAPRPIREGWTETVRHEMKLLGM
- a CDS encoding methyltransferase domain-containing protein; translation: MKAFLTLFFKLLYHQFAFTYDLVAATVSFNHWKEWIQEILPLIHGTRILELGHGPGHLQRFFRRDGWSALGIDESPQMGRLARRNTNGAARLTRGLAQQLPFPNEAFDSIVSTFPSEYIFDPRTLAEARRCLRVRGRLIVLPVAMPKSRILEWLYKVTGESPAESVEIFQEKIRKPFDDAGFHTTINVVELKSSRLIILIAEKETK
- a CDS encoding acyl-CoA dehydrogenase family protein: MYSFDPTEEQQMLIDAVKKYADNDLRPAAHEAEEAKELPKKLVSKGWELGLLQASIPEAYGGFGERSAVTGALAIEEMAFGDLAGTLAVMTPSLFATPILLAGSDEQKKEYLPKIVGGDWSPYTAALIEYALDFDPNDLKTTATRKGDEYILNGEKAFVPFAKGAESLLVYAKLDGQSQAFIVGKEAAGLSIGEEREKLMSLNALPMYRVKLENVKVPVANRLGGEAGHDFDVLLASMRIANAATAVGVANAAFEYSMKYAKEREVFGVKVAQKQAIAFMLAEMRTEIEAMRLLTWEAAWKLDQGREDAVNEAYLASTGAADMAMMVTDRAVQILGGHGYIREHPVEMWMRNGRGFAMFTGLAIV
- a CDS encoding TetR/AcrR family transcriptional regulator, translated to MTRDELIETAAQVFRQKGYHGASMEDVAVAVNLRKATLYHHFSSKQEILLEILDRALQLLLEKISAITEQEISADKKLRLMIRQYLQILAENVDLAAVLLFEHRALERRQHARHIPNRDKFESLWKEAIAEGVRKKVFKCDDPSMAVRALLGQMNWTITWYSPDGEKSIEEIADDYSNLLLNGLLK
- a CDS encoding YtxH domain-containing protein, whose amino-acid sequence is MSDRDEFGAFLVGFIVGGLTGAVVALLFAPQSGEETRALIKDKSIELRDRAQTTAEEALARAEATAAEARARADELARQVRERGGEMYNTAKERGKAMYDDARERGKSAVESLRKGKKSEEEAAA
- a CDS encoding hemolysin III family protein — translated: MSKYFREPVNSLTHWGGAALALAGLIALLIVGWDTPAKIASLAIYGVSLIAMFSASATYHMVQVKERALEIFRKVDHAAIYLLIAGTYTPFCVNAFEGFWKWGMLTVIWSLAAIGILVKVFYIRAPRWLNAGIYLVMGWLSLAAAGQMFDALPSWVVGWLIAGGVIYTLGAVVYITKIFNFKPGVFGFHEMWHIFVLLAAAAHYVAVMGVAV
- a CDS encoding MBL fold metallo-hydrolase produces the protein MKATYALFESTSGAQVHRLPLQAFPNFWAYAYLVAANDKLILIDTGSGTDSSHEDLLNGLQQAGYQPSDLTHILLTHAHIDHFGGLTQLKPLTSVNIGCHELDAPTVSDHDARLAFISHRLASFLTDSGLASDEADSLLNIYRFTKALYRSVPVDFTYNEIGAHLPNLDVIHLPGHCPGHVAIRLDDIIFCGDMVVTGATPHLAPESIAPFSGLDHYLESLEKFHAWAKDARLILNGHDDVITDLSAQIEATHKNILRRMSKAVESLNQPRTIAEVCNYVYENPAGYTQLLAIEKTGAYLEYLYERGMIEIVNHNDVEQGMPARYHCLRDDAVMRLEMDLQVDTETRRHVHMETRTHVNM